The following are encoded in a window of Caldicellulosiruptor danielii genomic DNA:
- a CDS encoding MogA/MoaB family molybdenum cofactor biosynthesis protein has translation MPFTFAVITCSDKASRGEREDLSAKVIIDILSAQGFTNVFYKIVPDEKEMIKEAIVYAQKSGANLILTTGGTGFYTRDVTPEATLEIVEKQTPGISELIRYETGKINKKSYLSRAVSGIYKNSLIINLPGSPKAVKECLEAVLPILAHGLNILLENERECGSES, from the coding sequence ATGCCCTTCACATTCGCAGTAATAACATGTTCAGACAAAGCATCAAGAGGAGAAAGAGAGGATTTGAGCGCAAAAGTAATAATTGATATACTATCAGCCCAGGGTTTCACAAATGTATTTTATAAGATTGTACCTGATGAAAAGGAAATGATAAAAGAAGCGATAGTCTATGCACAAAAAAGTGGAGCAAACCTTATTCTGACAACTGGTGGAACAGGATTTTACACAAGAGACGTGACACCTGAGGCAACACTTGAAATTGTTGAAAAACAAACACCAGGCATTTCAGAGCTTATAAGATATGAAACGGGAAAGATAAACAAGAAAAGCTATCTTTCCCGTGCAGTGTCAGGAATATACAAAAACAGTTTGATAATAAATCTTCCAGGCTCACCAAAAGCAGTAAAAGAGTGTCTTGAAGCAGTTTTACCAATCTTAGCGCATGGCTTAAATATTCTTTTGGAAAATGAAAGAGAATGTGGAAGCGAAAGCTAA
- a CDS encoding GNAT family N-acetyltransferase, whose product MIELKEVQQKKQQEVKNFCNLNNIPFDETAISHIVLDSSNIVGISQLKVENGIAEILSIFVKEEFRDMGFGDGLLKMQINYCYRNSISFIKVKKGLNDNFFKRVGFVEKGDYLVLDVQAFYASLKCQQ is encoded by the coding sequence ATGATTGAGCTTAAAGAAGTGCAACAGAAAAAACAACAAGAGGTCAAAAACTTTTGTAATTTGAACAATATACCTTTTGATGAAACTGCAATTTCTCACATTGTGCTGGATAGTAGCAACATAGTTGGAATTTCTCAGCTCAAGGTTGAAAATGGCATAGCTGAAATCTTGAGTATCTTTGTAAAGGAAGAATTTAGGGACATGGGATTTGGAGATGGACTTTTAAAAATGCAAATTAATTACTGTTATAGAAATTCAATAAGTTTTATTAAGGTAAAGAAGGGCCTCAATGACAACTTTTTTAAAAGAGTTGGTTTTGTAGAAAAAGGAGATTATCTTGTTTTAGATGTTCAGGCATTCTATGCCAGTCTTAAATGTCAGCAATAA